The genomic stretch ACAATACGGTCAGCCGCGGTTAATACTTCCCATAGTCCAGGGCGCCTTTCGCAGGGCGTCGATGCACGACTGCTCGATGCACCCGTTGATCATGTCCCGTTCCAATATCGAAGTAAGCTAGTGCCCATCGCGGCTGCACGGAACTAGGTTGCTCCCTAGTAGGTCCCGAGAAAATCCCTGGCCGTCCGCGAAAGAGGACGGCTCTCGGAGATCTCCTGGGCGCCTGGTGGAGTTTATCGCAGAACCCGCATCGGGAAATCCTCATCTGTTTCGAGATCAACGCGCGCCTCTGGTTGTCTCGCGTCTTTGCACGCGGGTGTGAACGTTCACCTTGGCCTTTAGTCGCCCAGGCTGATCGGTGGTGCGCCGCGCGAGCAGAGAGGGGCTCACGAGCGCCGCGGTCCGTTGGTGTTGTTCGTCACCGCCCGCCGATTCCTTGGCTCGACGAGCGAAGAATCTGGAGAATTTTCGGTACGACCCGGTATGGTACGGCACCGGCGGTCACTTCGTCTACGCTCCCCGTTAGCACCACGTCCAACTCTGGGCAGTGAAACAACCAACAACCGGTGGAGCCGGTATGGCCGACCACCTCGGGCATCGGGCTCAGGGGGGTGAAGACCCGGGGCAGGCGGAACCGCATGATTCCGAGTCCGTACTCGATGGGCCAGCCCGGCGCACGCAATGCGGCTCGGTCGAGCGGGAAGCCGAACCGGTTCCAGTGTTGCTGCATGGACGCGAGGACTTTTGCGTCCTGAAAGACCGCACCTCGCACCAAAGCGCGTAAGAACGCGAGAGTGTCTTCCGCGGTGCTATAGATACCCTTGACTGATCGCAACAAGAGGGGAATGTGAAGCGGGCGGCCTTCGAAACGGAGGACGGGAGGTTCCGGCGTGGGGTCGAGGGGCTGGGAGGAACCGGCGAAATAGGTGTGTCGAAGATGCAGAGGGCGGAACAGCAGTCGTTCGTGCACCTGGTGCAGCGGTTGTCCTGCCACCGCCTCGA from Vicinamibacteria bacterium encodes the following:
- a CDS encoding serine hydrolase domain-containing protein, coding for MGEVPDTSARLQELLRRVASRAPIKQVIMAVESGDRSFCWNGALGEATRDGTALRANSPFFIASIDKMLNATIAMKLSEAGRLDLDATISTYLPDVLTRGLHRPSGIDYSDRITIRHLLGHTSGLADWLEDRPKGGRSLVERLIRDGDMSLGIEEMTTLVRDELRPHFPPQDLSANRQRIRYSDTNYMLLIAVIEAVAGQPLHQVHERLLFRPLHLRHTYFAGSSQPLDPTPEPPVLRFEGRPLHIPLLLRSVKGIYSTAEDTLAFLRALVRGAVFQDAKVLASMQQHWNRFGFPLDRAALRAPGWPIEYGLGIMRFRLPRVFTPLSPMPEVVGHTGSTGCWLFHCPELDVVLTGSVDEVTAGAVPYRVVPKILQILRSSSQGIGGR